The DNA sequence AGGGTGCCCCCCGGAGAGGGGGGCTGTGGCCGGACCCTCGGAGGCAGAGCTCTCAGAATAGGCCACTCCCTCGTAGAACCCCTGCAGCTCGCAGTCCGCCTCCTGCCCGGAGGGGGGAGCCGCCACTccccctgactcctcctcctccaggatctGACCAATGGAGAACTGGAAGAGGGagtcgggccccggggccccgggcggcggcggcgggggggccagGCTGTCGGAGGGGGGGCTGCTCAGCGTGGAGCTGTCCTGGCTCTCCAGGGAGGCGTCCTTGGCCAGGCCGGAGTAGTAGTCGGGCCCCGAGGCGTAGTAGGAGCCGTACTCCGCCAGGCCCCCGGCGCCGTTGGGGCCCGGGGAGCCGCGGAGGTGCAGCGGGAGGAAGGGCTCCGGGACGGCCCCCTCCGGGtccggcccctcccccttcaGCGGGCTGAACGGGGAGAACTTCTGGAAGTCCGAGGTCAGCGTTGTCATGGAAACCGCACCGTCGGCCTTGGGCGTAGCCACGGCGACGCAGGTGGGCGGGGGCACGCCGGCTCCGGGCCGAACGGGGAGGATCCGCCCCGACGCGTCCATTAAGATCAGGAAGTctgcaggaagtgacatcaccaCACATAAGCGGACTGAAGGCGGGCCCCGAGAACGTCTTTGTGCCAGAGATTCGGATCTCAGATCAGGCAacttataaatataaatgcatCCAAAGAGCTTTATTATTAAACTGGCATGAACAATCAGCACTATTAACTACCAGACTACTAATGGTAGCATTCTTGGTACTAACGATGGTATTCACAGTACTGTTAGTAGTTCTACTACCCATATGGGCAGCGTACCTGTGTAGTATCCTGGAGCCAGCACCTCGTCCTGCTTGTAGCTCTGTTCTCCCACCAGCTGCCTCAGAGCTTCAGCCACCAGACCCTTATAACTGACAACCGCagcaaccaatcagaacccacatacacaacagccaatcagagagcagacAACACAACAGCCGATCAGAGAGAAGACACAATATTGTACTTAACGTCCCCAGCCTACCTGTGTGTTGGACCTCCCCCAGCCTACCTGTGTGTTGGACCTCCCCCAGCCTACCTGTGTGTTGGACCTCCCCCAGCCTACCTGTGTGTTGGACCTCCCCCAGCCTACCTGTGTGTTGGACCTCCCccagcctacctgtgtgtgggacctcccccagcctacctgtgtgttggacctcccccagcctacctgtgtgttggacctcccccagcctacctgtgtgtgggacctcccccagcctacctgtgtgtgggacctcccccagcctacctgtgtgttggacctcccccagcctacctgtgtgttggacctcccccagcctacctgtgtgttggacctcccccagcctacctgtgtgtgggacctcccccagcctacctgtgtgtgGGACCTCCCCCAGCCTACCTGTGTGTTGGACCTCCCCTAGCCTACCTGTGACCTCATGCCCCCGGCTCACCTGTACTTGCGGTTGACCTCGTCGGCGGTGAGGGCGTGGTCGAACATGAGCACCTTGTGCGCGTCCTGCAGGCGGGGGCCCGTGTAGTCCCGGTACTCCAGCTGCACCGTGGCGTCCAGCAGGGACAGGTAGCGCCGCACGATCAGCGCGTACGGGCTGtctgcagggggcggggcatgACGGGGTTAACGGACTGCAGTtataactagagctgtcaagcgattaaaatatttaatcgtgattaatcgcattaatgtcagttaactcacgattaccggtaatcgcgtttaatcgcaaattctttttctatgctaaatatcccttcatttttttgtcccataattcttctcattttaattatcttatcaacatggtgaagtgcatcggcttgccttgtgcaaatgattttttattgataacaacattggcatatactgatcaaaacaggacgatacaaaaaaatagcctatagtgcaattaaacgactgctttgaacaaatgtcatttgaacatagcagtcaggctactgcttctatgttttgagccaaagaaaaaaaatatatatatatattttttagttttttttaagtaaaacaattgcgttaatcgcgcgctaaattttttaacgccgttaaaattggtttgcgttaacgccgttaataacgcgtttaactgacagctctagttataACGCAATGTTTCTACCCTGTGGCCAGACCAGAGCGCTGTCAGTGCTTACTGTTAGTGTTTACCCTTAGTGTTTACTGTTAGTGTTTACCGTTAGTGTTTACCGTTAGTGCTAACCGTTAGTGTTTACCGTTTGTGTTTACCGTTTGTGTTTACcgtttgtgtttactgttagtgCTTACTGTTAGTGTTTACTGTTTGTATTTACTGTTAGTGTTTACTGTTAGTGCTTACTGTTAGTGTTTACCGTCAGTGTTTACTGTTAGTGTTTACTGTTAGTGTTTACCGTTAGTGTTACCGTTAGTGTTTACTGTtagtgcctcacattcacccattcataaacacattcattcacccattcatacaaggcgacagccagcagcTCGGGACCAGTTAGGGTGTCCTGCTCAACACTCTGGGatctgtgtatgaatgtgttgaCTGGTATGGGTACTGTTGatttgtgtaactgtgtgtgtgtgtggtggtgtatcCTGTGTGGTGGTCTGTTCTGTGTGGGGGTCTATCCTGTGTGGTGGTCTGTCCTGTGTGGTGGTCTATCCTGTGAGGGGGTCTGTCCTGTGAGGGGGTCTGTCCCGTGAGGGGGTCTGTCCTGTGTGGGGGTCTGTCCTGTGTGGGGGTGTACTGACTGGTGACGTTGCTGATGAAGCTGGGGGAGAAGACGCGGTGCAGCACTAGGGAGGGGAAGTGGCCCAGCTGGAACAGGGACATGAGGATGTTGACGGTGGCCAGCGGCGAGCTCAGCGCCTTCagctccagcaccacctccagcttGGAGAAGAGCTGCTGCTCATTGGCCGGCCGGTAGCTCATCCTGCTGAAGGGGAACACCAGCTTCTGGATCACCTGGGGACACATCAGAGAGGGGGttcaacagccaatcagagggactAATCCTCATCCAATCAGAGAGGGGGTTCaaaagccaatcagagagaggaATCGAAATCTGATCAGAGAGGAATCGACATCCAACAGCCGATCAGAGACCAGGAACTCAGAAAAATATTACGTTTTCTGAATGGTAGGCTATGTAGATTTGCCTTTTCAGGAAGAAAATGAACCCAAACAGGTACACTGTTTTAAATCGCTTTGTCACAATGTTAACACGGTTATATCACTTGCATTACCATTTAATAATATAACGATGATGATTATATAAAAGGTCCTATAAATGACCCAGTTTTAAATTGCATGGCAACAATGTTAACGAGGTCCCACCACTTTATACATTCCCTCAACAAGGGGTGGTTCCGGGGGCTCCGGTCCCTCACCTTGCTGTCCAGGTACTCTGCCTTCTTGACCAGGAAGTCTGCGATGGTGTCCAGTAACTGGGTCTCCCGCAGGCGGTGGCGGGCCACGTACTTGGCGATGAGGGCCATGGTGTAGGGCGTGATGCTGTCCACCTTCTTAGGAAGCTCCTCTGCAGGGAAGGGCAGGAGACACACCGTCATCTCAGAACGCTCGCAGCCGGCTCCGTGTCTCTGCACCTTAACCGAGGCTCGTTCCTGTACACAGTACGCTCTCAACCGGCCAGGTTCCGTGTTCTGAACCGGCCAGGTCGGTGGTTTACAAATTGCGCTGGTCGCCCATTAAGTAGGTCACAGCAGTTGAAAGGATGGCTTTACACGATGATTTGAttaacatcgttttcaaaactGTGTCTGCATGTCTACATGCCTCGTCTGTTCCTATTTGACCATGTCGATGTTTGAAGAATGATCTCACTTTTCTGGTTTGGTAATGAGAACTTATGTGTCCGTAATGCTCCTTTTACTGCAAACTTTCTTTGTTGCTCAACGGAACCCCCCCTTTCAGGGTCGAACATGGCAGGAGAGAGGTTGAGAATGCCCGGGATTAAGTGAACCCACAGTGGACGATGCTCTGATTCAACCCTACTAGCCTTCTACACCACGTCCTAGCTatgttgcgtgtgtgcgtgcgtgcgtgcgtgtgtggtccGTACTGGCCAGGCTGGCGATGAACCTCTCCTGCCGGTTCTGGTAGAAGAGGTGAGAGCTGAAGATGAGCTCCAGGCTCTTGTTGCTGGCCTCGCGGACGCACGCCGCCAGCATCTCGTCCAGCAGTGCCATCTCCTGCTCCCGCACGCCGCTCACGCTCGCCAGCGTGTGCTTCACCAAGCGCAGGATCTTCCtgcgaggggagggagggagtgaaacGGAGCACGTactgacacacccacacagcttgtgtgtgtgtgtaacagagtactgaaaactgacacacactcaaagcgcAGAAACAGAGTTCtgcatactgacacacacacacacacagtaactgagaactacatactgacacacacacacacacacacagtaactgaGTACTACAtaccgacagacacacacacacacacacacacacacacacacagtaacagagTACTACAtaccgacagacacacacacacacacacacacacacacacacacacacagtaacagagTACTACATACTGACACACCACAGACAGAGTAACAGAGTACTACatactaacagacacacacacacacacacacacacacacacacagtaacagtaCTACAaactgacccacacacacacacacacacacagtaagagtACTAcatactgacacaaacacacacacacacacacacacacacacacacacacacacacacacacacagtaacagtactacatactgacacacacacaaacacacacacagtaacaagaGTACtccatactgacacacacacagtaactgaGTTCTGCATACTGACacataaacaacacaaaacagacaGTACCAGAGTATGTTCTGACACATCCACACAACACAGTAACATAGTAACGTAGTAGTatgttcagacacacacacgctgagtAATACAGCACCAGAATAGATACTGACACAATACACAGTACATACTGACCCAGACAGCCCATGGAACCACATCACCAGCGTACCCAGTACTCCTCCTATCACCCACCTGTTAGCTAGCAGCAGCTCTGGGCTGGAGGCGGCCGGGCCgttggcgccctctggtggctgcAGCGTGCGTAGCTTCAGCCGGTAGTAGGACAGCAGTAGGAAGAGGGTCTGGGGGTGGCGCTCGCGCTCCAGGTTCTTCTCCAGCGCCGCCAGGCAGGCCTCTGTCAGCGGGTGCTGGCAGCCCAGGTGGAGCTTCATGCTGGAGCTGAAGACCATGGACACGTCCTTCTGGTTGAACTGGCCCAGCCGGGCCTGGCACTCtgcctccagcacctccaccaccctgcaGTCGCTGGGCAGGCCTGGGGAGGGCACCACCACACAGCGTGTAACGTACACACCGACGTAGACAAGTACAGAGCCACATTTACCAGTACAGGCAGATACAGACCAGTGCATAGAATAGAGAAGGTAGAGGGATTGATAAGGGACATCGTGACTTAACTTATCCTTGCATATGAAATGGGAACTGCAAAACATCTCAGGCCAGATTTAGTGATCATGGTTCCAAAACAGCAATcgcctacaggtaggctgtgCAGCCTGCGCTCATTGGGGTTCTGAAGTCTAATACACTAAACCCTGCATTGTCCTTCCTTGAGTAGTGATGTGTTGAGTTAAAGTAACAGACTCATATCTCTCATCCCTATGTCGTGGGATTTTAAATCTGAGTGCAGTGAGGGCCGGAAGGAGGCCTCACCGAGGGCCGCCACGGCGTACAGACAGTTGACCACGCTGAAGTTGTCGAACTTGGCGCAGTCGCCGATGATGTCGTCGCAGAGCGTCTGGAAGTCCTGCTGCTCCAGGATGTCCCGCCCTTCGctctcctccgctcctcccGCTCCGGGCGGGCCAGACGCCGCCCCTGTCGCAGCCCCGCCGTCGGAGGCGGCGGAGGATCCCGTCCCCGCCGCTGGGCCGCCGCCTCCGCCCTGCAGCAGCTGGCTGATCTTGTGCAGGGCGATGGGGTAGTGGTTGTGGGAGATCTTGCCCGGGTTCTGGGTGACCCAGCGCAGCACCTCGTCGGGCCGGTGCGAGCGCTCGATCAGCCGCTTGAGGGTGAAGAACGTGTCGTAGCTCATCTTCTCCTGGATGAAGTTCCACGTCTTCTTGCGCCCCGAGGCcaggccgccgccaccgcccagGGCGGGCCCTTggctgtagtggtggtggtgcaggtgggcgtgctgctgctggaagtgGTGGAGGTGCGGGGGTGGGACTAGGGGAGGGGCCaggtgtgtgggcggggccaggtgtgcagggggcggggcgtggtgggggtgtgggtggtagtggtggggtGGGTGATGGCCGTGGAAGTGGGGCCCGCGGTGAGGCTCTGCGCGGCCCTGGTAGAGGGGGTAGGCGGGGCTCTGGgcggaggggtggtggtggtggtggtggtggtggttctccaTCATGGTCATAGCTCCGCCTCCACCTGCTGAGAGCTGTGTCCTGCGGGCCGGCTTACCCCCGGCtggcccaccacccc is a window from the Gadus chalcogrammus isolate NIFS_2021 chromosome 8, NIFS_Gcha_1.0, whole genome shotgun sequence genome containing:
- the LOC130388194 gene encoding uncharacterized protein LOC130388194, which translates into the protein MLRLLSGWKLLSSGSLHLPSSLRTLPRLGPLPQAAMYTTRLYSSAGAGGGGGPAGGKPARRTQLSAGGGGAMTMMENHHHHHHHHPSAQSPAYPLYQGRAEPHRGPHFHGHHPPHHYHPHPHHAPPPAHLAPPTHLAPPLVPPPHLHHFQQQHAHLHHHHYSQGPALGGGGGLASGRKKTWNFIQEKMSYDTFFTLKRLIERSHRPDEVLRWVTQNPGKISHNHYPIALHKISQLLQGGGGGPAAGTGSSAASDGGAATGAASGPPGAGGAEESEGRDILEQQDFQTLCDDIIGDCAKFDNFSVVNCLYAVAALGLPSDCRVVEVLEAECQARLGQFNQKDVSMVFSSSMKLHLGCQHPLTEACLAALEKNLERERHPQTLFLLLSYYRLKLRTLQPPEGANGPAASSPELLLANRKILRLVKHTLASVSGVREQEMALLDEMLAACVREASNKSLELIFSSHLFYQNRQERFIASLAKELPKKVDSITPYTMALIAKYVARHRLRETQLLDTIADFLVKKAEYLDSKVIQKLVFPFSRMSYRPANEQQLFSKLEVVLELKALSSPLATVNILMSLFQLGHFPSLVLHRVFSPSFISNVTNSPYALIVRRYLSLLDATVQLEYRDYTGPRLQDAHKVLMFDHALTADEVNRKYSYKGLVAEALRQLVGEQSYKQDEVLAPGYYTDFLILMDASGRILPVRPGAGVPPPTCVAVATPKADGAVSMTTLTSDFQKFSPFSPLKGEGPDPEGAVPEPFLPLHLRGSPGPNGAGGLAEYGSYYASGPDYYSGLAKDASLESQDSSTLSSPPSDSLAPPPPPPGAPGPDSLFQFSIGQILEEEESGGVAAPPSGQEADCELQGFYEGVAYSESSASEGPATAPLSGGHPAERSDADVAAGDLRTIRRVVMSVNDKWHYCHNSVVLVGSRAMRDRHLQLLGYIILQLPYQELEKLNGIEEVKQYLHKKLLSVPL